A single region of the Salvia miltiorrhiza cultivar Shanhuang (shh) chromosome 8, IMPLAD_Smil_shh, whole genome shotgun sequence genome encodes:
- the LOC130996757 gene encoding dof zinc finger protein DOF2.2 translates to MERGWKPNIELSPACPRCGSSNTKFCYYNNYSLTQPRYFCKGCRRYWTKGGSLRNVPVGGGCRKTRRGKSVRATTAAVTQSNHRSIESMSAAAGGGASTSIDLAAVYANFLNQPPRQQPENHYADGIELTSFHLNQIGSHLPQENGFIECGSFPIRFSEAQLLGHGGGNNNATFFGGLDAAFQKQQFTAAAGSGFGGVSDHVLPPLPGEEAAAVWPSSDMMLQNEMLASARVEVEVTHQNSELLSPFSGLNLEAIFRS, encoded by the coding sequence ATGGAAAGGGGATGGAAGCCTAACATCGAGTTATCGCCGGCTTGCCCGCGCTGCGGCTCCTCCAACACCAAATTCTGCTACTACAACAACTACAGCTTGACTCAGCCGCGCTACTTCTGCAAGGGCTGCCGCCGCTACTGGACAAAAGGCGGCTCCCTCCGCAACGTCCCTGTCGGCGGCGGCTGCCGCAAGACCAGGAGAGGCAAATCCGTAcgcgccaccaccgccgccgtgACACAATCCAATCACCGGTCGATCGAGTCCATGTCCGCCGCCGCAGGAGGCGGAGCTTCGACCAGCATCGATCTCGCAGCGGTCTACGCGAATTTCCTCAACCAGCCGCCGCGGCAGCAGCCGGAGAATCATTACGCCGACGGAATCGAGTTGACCAGCTTCCATTTGAATCAGATTGGCTCGCATTTGCCTCAGGAGAATGGATTTATCGAGTGTGGATCGTTTCCGATTAGGTTTTCGGAGGCGCAATTATTAGGGCACGGAGGTGGGAATAATAACGCCACGTTTTTCGGCGGCCTCGACGCAGCGTTTCAGAAGCAGCAGTTTACTGCGGCAGCGGGGAGTGGCTTTGGGGGCGTGAGCGATCATGTGCTGCCGCCGTTGCCGGGGGAGGAAGCGGCGGCGGTGTGGCCGAGTTCGGATATGATGTTACAGAATGAAATGTTGGCTTCGGCGAGGGTGGAAGTAGAAGTAACGCACCAGAATTCGGAACTGTTGAGTCCTTTCAGTGGATTGAATCTTGAAGCTATTTTTAGgtcttga
- the LOC130996758 gene encoding uncharacterized protein LOC130996758 — protein MNPSYGWKEYLSDEVIPDTEDSLSLWGDPPPVFFPFSLSETLPASPEERGGGASESEGVREYEVPDTPSPPFRPPIIRRPARMKTRMRSGELGDFDLLCHEAWGSDFLSEENPRGLAISEELEANSEELEAILEEPNEWWPTASKAHLRMLAHMFPILFPPKCAKQFAGRRGTSPP, from the exons ATGAACCCTTCGTATGGTTGGAAGGAATATCTGAGCGACGAAGTCATTCCCGACACCGAAGATTCTCTGTCGTTGTGGGGTGATCCACCGCCCGTGTTTTTCCCTTTCTCCCTGTCGGAGACGTTGCCGGCGTCGCCTGAGGAGCGTGGTGGTGGCGCGTCAGAGAGCGAGGGCGTCCGAGAGTATGAGGTACCTGATACTCCTTCTCCTCCGTTTCGACCTCCGATCATCCGACGGCccgcaaggatgaaaacgagaATGAGGTCTGGCGAACTCGGGGATTTCGACCTTCTCTGTCATGAAGCTTGGGGATCTGACTTTCTGAGCGAGGAAAACCCTAGAGGTCTGGCGATCTCGGAGGAATTGGAGGCGAACTCGGAGGAATTGGAGGCGATCTTGGAGGAACCGAACGAGTGGTGGCCCACTGCATCCAAAGCCCACCTACGGATGCTCGCACATATGTTCCCAATTCTGTTTCCG CCCAAATGCGCGAAACAGTTCGCCGGCAGACGTGGAACTTCTCCTCCATAG